In Sphingobacterium sp. SYP-B4668, the sequence CGGGATTAATCTATTTCAAATACGGTAGTAGTTTCTGTACATTCTCTTCTCCATCTAGATGTTTGATGAGCTTCCTAGTCTTAGCATCATAGACATAGAGAGATGGATACTGCGTTGGGTTGAATTTAGGAATAAAAGTAATGTCCTTATCATGCAGAAAGTGCACGTTTTTCTTGGACTTCAATGATGGTATGTACATTTCTATGAATCCTTCGACATAAGGCTTATCATTAATAGAGATGAAATAAATAGTCGAATTCGAAAATCGGCTGTAATTTTTAGCTATGCCCG encodes:
- a CDS encoding TlpA family protein disulfide reductase; the protein is MKYLYTTCIALMVMLNALGQQAPVTIPAFTFYSVQDAQPYNPDKLPTTGYIIFNYYDPGCGHCQKMASGIAKNYSRFSNSTIYFISINDKPYVEGFIEMYIPSLKSKKNVHFLHDKDITFIPKFNPTQYPSLYVYDAKTRKLIKHLDGEENVQKLLPYLK